The proteins below come from a single Haladaptatus paucihalophilus DX253 genomic window:
- a CDS encoding DsrE/DsrF/DrsH-like family protein: MSTDTTNSGDAADAANSDADLAARIEELEAELADLKADDDDGQKKMTIIATKGTLDMAYPPLILASTAAAFGWDVVVFHTFWGLDILHEKKSKNLKLSAVGNPSMPMPNAMAALPGMDSMATKMMERKIEENGTATIEELIDVSIDTGVELQACQMTIDLMDYDENDFYDGVVTGVGAATALEHMAESDVQLLV, translated from the coding sequence ATGAGTACAGACACGACTAACTCCGGTGACGCCGCGGACGCGGCGAACTCCGACGCCGACCTGGCCGCCCGTATCGAGGAGTTGGAGGCGGAGTTGGCCGACCTGAAAGCGGACGACGACGACGGACAGAAGAAGATGACCATCATCGCCACGAAAGGCACGTTGGACATGGCGTACCCGCCGCTCATCCTCGCCAGCACCGCGGCCGCCTTCGGATGGGACGTCGTGGTCTTCCACACGTTCTGGGGACTCGACATCCTGCACGAGAAGAAGTCGAAGAACCTCAAACTCAGCGCGGTCGGCAACCCGAGCATGCCGATGCCGAACGCGATGGCCGCACTCCCCGGCATGGACTCCATGGCGACGAAGATGATGGAGCGCAAAATCGAGGAGAACGGGACGGCCACCATCGAGGAACTCATCGACGTCTCGATAGATACCGGCGTCGAGCTGCAGGCCTGCCAGATGACCATCGACCTGATGGACTACGACGAGAACGACTTCTACGACGGCGTCGTCACCGGCGTCGGGGCCGCAACCGCCCTCGAACACATGGCCGAGTCCGACGTGCAACTGTTGGTCTGA
- a CDS encoding helix-turn-helix domain-containing protein: MANSMAEYLQQDMECEGLLECLHGLKELDKQCYRVVIESENPLTIDDIAERIDRERSTAYRSIQRLLQSGFIQKEQVNYDQGGYYHVYKPTDPGEVSHDMQRMLNEWYAKMGQLIQEFEDKYDPMEQPEQPV, translated from the coding sequence ATGGCGAACTCGATGGCCGAGTACCTTCAGCAAGACATGGAGTGTGAAGGATTGCTGGAGTGTCTTCACGGACTGAAAGAGCTCGATAAGCAGTGTTATCGAGTCGTGATCGAGAGCGAGAACCCACTAACCATCGACGACATCGCGGAGCGGATCGACCGCGAACGGTCGACGGCGTACCGCTCTATCCAGCGACTGCTCCAATCTGGGTTCATCCAGAAAGAACAGGTCAACTACGACCAAGGTGGCTACTACCACGTCTACAAGCCGACCGACCCCGGCGAAGTGTCCCACGACATGCAGCGCATGTTGAACGAGTGGTACGCCAAGATGGGCCAGTTGATTCAGGAGTTCGAGGACAAGTACGACCCGATGGAACAGCCCGAACAACCGGTCTAA
- a CDS encoding sulfite exporter TauE/SafE family protein, translating into MEPLLIALFIGFGLVIGILFGFFGMGGSFLVTPALLVFGYPAKVAVGSGLAFVFGTSVIAALRHRNLGQVDYKLALMFIVGMTSGIKVGEYVVLWLEATGMADIVVGTAYVLLLATVGLFTFRDSRGSDDDGASSLPERFEVLQIPPMVSISGGVEISVWLTLGIALFVGILSGFLGVGGGFLLMPAMVYVLGVPTVVAVGTDVLQITVSGGFGAFSYAQNGAVELAVVAPLLAGSALGARIGAAATNLTDEDDIKGYFAAMLLAGSVAVASNRVGDALGIHILDQISLVLIFGSAVVVAAAVVYSALVNLRERESPSVSTSD; encoded by the coding sequence GTGGAGCCACTCCTCATTGCCCTGTTCATCGGGTTCGGACTGGTCATCGGAATCCTGTTCGGATTCTTCGGGATGGGCGGGTCGTTCCTCGTCACGCCAGCGTTGCTGGTGTTCGGATACCCGGCGAAGGTCGCGGTCGGAAGCGGACTGGCGTTCGTGTTCGGCACATCGGTCATCGCCGCGCTCCGACACCGTAACCTCGGACAGGTCGATTACAAGCTCGCGCTGATGTTCATCGTCGGCATGACGAGCGGTATCAAGGTCGGGGAATACGTCGTGTTGTGGCTCGAAGCGACCGGCATGGCCGACATCGTGGTGGGGACCGCCTACGTCCTCCTGTTGGCCACGGTCGGCCTCTTCACGTTCCGCGACTCGCGTGGCAGTGACGACGACGGCGCGTCGTCGCTCCCGGAGCGCTTCGAGGTGCTCCAGATTCCTCCGATGGTTTCCATCAGCGGTGGCGTGGAGATTTCGGTCTGGCTCACGCTGGGCATCGCGCTGTTCGTCGGCATCCTATCCGGCTTCCTCGGCGTCGGTGGCGGCTTCCTCCTGATGCCCGCGATGGTGTACGTCCTCGGCGTCCCCACCGTTGTGGCGGTCGGAACTGACGTGCTCCAGATCACCGTCTCCGGTGGTTTCGGCGCGTTCTCCTACGCCCAGAACGGGGCCGTCGAACTCGCCGTCGTCGCTCCGCTCTTGGCGGGAAGCGCGCTCGGAGCACGCATCGGTGCAGCGGCGACGAACCTGACCGACGAGGACGACATCAAGGGCTACTTCGCCGCGATGCTCCTCGCGGGCAGCGTCGCCGTCGCAAGCAACCGAGTCGGAGACGCGCTGGGCATCCACATCCTCGACCAGATCAGTCTGGTGCTCATCTTCGGCTCCGCGGTGGTCGTCGCCGCGGCGGTCGTCTACAGCGCACTCGTCAACCTTCGGGAGCGCGAGTCGCCGAGCGTGTCGACCTCCGACTGA
- a CDS encoding SDR family oxidoreductase encodes MDLGLDGKRAYVMAASSGLGRAVATELVREGATVVISSRDETRLRTAAESIREEVECDDAIEWVVCDLTDEESVRTATETAIDRLGGLDVLVTNHGGPSTDPFSETSLSAFDEAYRGILRSTILTCEIALPALRDGGGAITNLVAASALEPSASGALGNVFRPGIYGLSKVLAEEFGADDVRVNCVSPRGVMSDRIRYKLSELAEREGTSETAAKERRTDELPLSDLGTPESFARAVAYISSPAAAYITGASLPVDGGWHRHAF; translated from the coding sequence ATGGACCTCGGACTCGACGGAAAGCGGGCGTACGTGATGGCGGCGAGCAGCGGATTGGGCCGAGCGGTAGCGACGGAACTCGTCCGAGAGGGCGCGACCGTCGTCATCTCCTCGCGGGACGAAACGCGACTCCGGACGGCGGCCGAGTCGATTCGAGAGGAGGTGGAGTGCGACGATGCCATCGAATGGGTCGTTTGCGACTTGACCGACGAGGAGTCCGTTCGAACCGCGACCGAAACCGCCATCGACCGCCTCGGCGGTCTGGACGTTTTGGTGACGAATCACGGCGGTCCTTCCACAGACCCGTTCTCGGAGACGTCGCTGTCAGCCTTCGACGAAGCGTACCGCGGAATCCTCCGGAGCACCATTCTGACTTGCGAAATCGCACTTCCCGCGCTCAGGGATGGCGGCGGCGCGATTACCAACCTCGTCGCGGCGTCCGCGCTCGAACCGTCCGCGAGCGGCGCGCTCGGGAACGTCTTCCGACCCGGAATCTACGGCCTCTCGAAGGTGCTCGCCGAGGAGTTCGGTGCCGACGACGTGCGCGTCAATTGCGTCTCCCCGCGCGGCGTCATGTCCGACCGCATCCGGTACAAACTCTCGGAGCTCGCCGAGCGCGAGGGAACCAGCGAAACGGCGGCGAAAGAGCGGCGGACGGACGAACTGCCGCTTTCCGACCTCGGCACTCCGGAGTCGTTCGCCCGCGCCGTCGCCTACATCTCCTCGCCCGCCGCGGCGTACATCACCGGGGCGTCCCTCCCGGTCGACGGCGGGTGGCACAGACACGCCTTCTGA
- a CDS encoding DUF7512 family protein, which translates to MSMFGIELSGLGAATTVGAVLGEAVVLYAGYGVVVQMVSSNVIDALTGE; encoded by the coding sequence ATGAGCATGTTCGGAATCGAATTGAGTGGACTCGGAGCAGCCACGACGGTCGGTGCCGTTCTCGGGGAGGCAGTCGTCCTCTATGCCGGATACGGTGTCGTCGTACAGATGGTGAGTTCGAACGTTATCGACGCGCTTACGGGTGAGTAA
- a CDS encoding DUF7512 family protein yields MFGIESLSGNLHAAAIVGLVFSEALVLYAGYGVATGALASVVVNAIRGE; encoded by the coding sequence ATGTTCGGAATAGAATCGCTCAGCGGGAACCTCCATGCGGCGGCTATCGTCGGACTCGTGTTCAGCGAGGCGTTGGTGCTGTACGCCGGGTACGGCGTCGCCACCGGTGCCCTCGCCTCGGTCGTCGTGAACGCCATCCGAGGTGAATGA
- a CDS encoding CopD family protein — MTLIDVTMRIVHTLFAGVWAGWTVFMAALVVPAARDGKLGADGIRWMTQQFTRFSSLSSVVLLLTGGFMAGDLYSTETLTGSSSGHLVLTMVVLWLALSGLSHMAGSRLKKNLDAGAKQAAAGATTLFYVAGVVALGLLVVAGWL, encoded by the coding sequence ATGACGCTTATCGACGTGACGATGCGAATCGTACACACGCTTTTCGCGGGCGTGTGGGCAGGGTGGACGGTGTTCATGGCGGCGCTCGTGGTCCCGGCGGCACGGGACGGGAAACTCGGCGCGGACGGAATCCGGTGGATGACCCAGCAGTTCACGCGCTTTTCGTCGCTCTCGTCCGTCGTGTTGTTGCTCACGGGGGGATTCATGGCCGGAGACCTCTACAGCACGGAAACCCTCACAGGTAGCTCGAGCGGCCATCTGGTCCTCACAATGGTCGTCCTTTGGCTCGCGCTCTCCGGGCTGAGCCACATGGCGGGTAGTCGGTTGAAGAAGAACCTCGACGCCGGTGCGAAGCAAGCCGCGGCGGGAGCCACGACGCTGTTTTACGTCGCCGGCGTCGTGGCGCTCGGCCTGCTCGTCGTCGCCGGGTGGCTCTGA
- a CDS encoding sulfite exporter TauE/SafE family protein yields the protein MTMEVLGMSLLLVLLFVGFGLIIGILFGFFGMGGSFLVTPALLVLGYPAKVAVGSGLAFVFGTAVIGALRHRDLGQVDYKLAALIITGMTVGIEIGKRAVLLLERAGLSDIVISVAYVGLLVVVGLQTLRDSMQSESDEGDTLDLSNALERVRIPPMLTFTGGTTVSLWVTLGIGLGIGILSGFLGVGGGFLLMPTMLYGFGVPAEVAIGTSVLQITIPGSFGAFVYAQEGAVNVPVVASLLLGSALGARIGAAATELIDGDDIKGYFAAMLLAGSVAVASKKLSAMTGIAALKTVSMVLIFGAAILVSGAIIYSSVRVLRGQSVSGRPSTN from the coding sequence ATGACGATGGAGGTTCTCGGTATGAGCCTCCTCCTCGTTCTCCTCTTCGTCGGCTTCGGTCTCATCATCGGAATTCTGTTCGGATTCTTCGGGATGGGCGGGTCATTCCTCGTCACGCCCGCGTTGCTGGTGTTGGGATATCCGGCAAAGGTCGCGGTCGGAAGCGGATTAGCGTTCGTCTTCGGCACCGCCGTCATCGGTGCGCTTCGGCACCGTGACCTCGGACAGGTCGATTACAAACTCGCGGCGCTGATAATCACCGGGATGACGGTCGGTATCGAGATCGGCAAACGGGCGGTTCTCCTGTTGGAACGAGCGGGCTTGTCCGATATCGTCATCAGCGTCGCGTACGTCGGCCTCCTCGTCGTCGTCGGCCTGCAGACGCTCCGTGACTCGATGCAGAGCGAGTCGGACGAGGGCGACACGTTGGACCTCTCGAACGCTCTCGAACGGGTCCGCATCCCGCCGATGCTGACGTTCACGGGCGGAACGACCGTCTCGCTCTGGGTGACGCTCGGCATCGGACTCGGCATCGGTATCCTCTCGGGCTTCCTCGGCGTCGGCGGCGGATTCCTCCTCATGCCGACGATGCTCTACGGCTTCGGCGTTCCGGCCGAGGTCGCCATCGGAACTAGCGTGCTCCAGATAACGATTCCCGGCAGTTTCGGCGCGTTCGTCTACGCGCAGGAAGGAGCGGTCAACGTCCCCGTCGTCGCGTCGTTGCTCCTCGGGAGCGCGCTCGGGGCGCGCATCGGCGCGGCCGCGACCGAACTGATAGACGGGGACGACATCAAGGGCTATTTCGCCGCGATGCTCCTCGCGGGCAGCGTCGCCGTCGCGAGCAAGAAACTGAGCGCCATGACCGGCATCGCCGCGCTCAAAACGGTGAGCATGGTCCTCATTTTCGGAGCGGCGATCCTCGTCAGCGGGGCCATCATCTACAGCTCCGTGCGGGTACTCAGGGGACAGTCGGTTTCCGGTCGCCCGTCGACGAACTGA
- a CDS encoding DUF6691 family protein: MSGESKSRGPLFNVLIVVGGLIFGFGLGFSHMARPEVVLNFLQFEDFGLLFVMGGAAVVTGVTFAVASRSSGRAPLTGKAYTRRLKSFDRNVLIGGGIFGVGWGLSGICPGAAYASLGIGNYPILFAIGGMFAGAYAQGLWRKHSVSDRPVSSEAD, encoded by the coding sequence ATGAGCGGAGAATCGAAGAGCCGAGGACCCCTCTTCAACGTCCTCATCGTCGTCGGCGGGTTGATATTCGGTTTCGGGCTGGGCTTCAGTCACATGGCCCGACCCGAGGTCGTGCTCAACTTCCTGCAGTTCGAGGATTTCGGCCTCCTGTTCGTCATGGGCGGCGCGGCGGTTGTCACCGGGGTGACCTTCGCGGTTGCAAGCCGCTCGTCCGGTCGCGCACCCTTGACCGGAAAGGCGTACACCCGAAGGCTGAAATCGTTCGACCGGAACGTCCTCATCGGCGGCGGTATCTTCGGCGTCGGTTGGGGCCTCTCCGGAATCTGTCCCGGTGCGGCATACGCGAGCCTCGGAATCGGTAACTACCCCATCCTGTTCGCTATCGGCGGCATGTTCGCCGGTGCGTACGCGCAGGGGCTCTGGCGGAAACACAGCGTGAGCGACCGACCCGTGTCGTCGGAAGCGGACTGA
- a CDS encoding NADH-quinone oxidoreductase subunit B, with product MVEPTSREQGKEELPGRFDSKLREALGTSPFILTKFDAFMNWVRGSSMFMLQFGIACCSIEMMHTYAVKHDLDRFGAGVPRASPRQADVIIVPGTIVSKFAPRMKRVYDQMPEPKFVVSMGSCTCSGGPFQQGYNVIKGAEEVIPVDIHVPGCPPRPEALIYGIAKLQERIAHGEASPVVVKPYELERFGDLERDELVQSLTDEIDEDTLVMRYNWVDSP from the coding sequence ATGGTCGAACCGACCAGTCGTGAACAGGGAAAGGAGGAACTGCCGGGGCGGTTCGATTCGAAACTCCGAGAGGCGCTCGGCACCTCGCCGTTCATTCTCACGAAGTTCGACGCGTTCATGAACTGGGTGCGAGGGTCGTCAATGTTTATGTTGCAGTTCGGCATCGCCTGCTGTAGCATCGAGATGATGCACACCTACGCGGTGAAACACGACTTGGACCGCTTCGGGGCGGGGGTGCCCCGCGCGTCGCCGCGACAGGCCGACGTCATCATCGTGCCGGGGACCATCGTCTCGAAGTTCGCGCCGCGGATGAAGCGCGTCTACGACCAGATGCCCGAACCCAAGTTCGTCGTCAGCATGGGGTCGTGTACCTGTTCCGGCGGGCCGTTCCAGCAGGGCTATAACGTCATCAAAGGTGCCGAGGAGGTCATCCCGGTAGACATCCACGTTCCGGGGTGTCCGCCGCGACCCGAAGCGCTCATCTACGGTATCGCCAAACTGCAGGAGCGAATCGCCCACGGCGAGGCGAGTCCGGTCGTCGTCAAACCGTACGAACTGGAGCGGTTCGGCGACTTGGAACGCGACGAGTTGGTGCAGTCGCTCACGGATGAAATCGACGAGGACACGCTCGTCATGCGCTACAACTGGGTGGATTCGCCATGA
- a CDS encoding tetracycline resistance MFS efflux pump, which translates to MAKDGSKRALATVFAIVFVDLLGFGILIPIIPLYAEHFGANEFVVGLLLASYSVMQFLFAPVLGRLSDERGRRPILLLSLFGSVVAWTLFGLAESLLVLFVARILAGAMGGNIATAQAYIADITPPEDRAKGLGLIGAAFGLGFVFGPALGGIFSSDAALSLARNVLPAVVPVNQFSLPSFAAAAICGLNLVVAALVLPETRTKRDSDEETTDERQSRLARLADAFADPALAGLVASFFLLSLAFSSMESMFVLFTEQQYGFGPEMNGYVLAYVGVVIAVVQGGLVGKLTDRYGERTLALVGVVLELVTLAALPFSPMLGDHLPAIGPLSGGLFVLLVILTPLAAGNGFANVSLTTLVSKSATEDTQGGAFGLTQSAGSIARAVGPIAAGALYAAVAYWLPFVLGGLLMLPIGYVLLTTFQGNGTPTPVN; encoded by the coding sequence ATGGCCAAGGACGGGTCCAAGCGGGCGCTGGCGACGGTGTTCGCCATCGTCTTCGTCGACCTCCTCGGCTTCGGGATTCTGATTCCCATCATCCCGCTGTACGCCGAGCACTTCGGCGCGAACGAGTTCGTCGTCGGACTCCTGCTCGCCTCCTACTCGGTCATGCAGTTCCTCTTCGCACCCGTCCTCGGCCGCCTCTCGGACGAGCGCGGCCGCCGACCCATCCTCCTCCTCTCGCTGTTCGGGAGCGTCGTCGCGTGGACGCTGTTCGGCCTCGCGGAAAGCCTCCTCGTGCTCTTCGTCGCTCGCATCCTCGCGGGCGCGATGGGCGGCAACATCGCCACCGCACAGGCGTACATCGCCGACATCACGCCGCCGGAGGACCGTGCGAAGGGGTTGGGCCTCATCGGCGCGGCGTTCGGACTCGGCTTCGTGTTCGGTCCGGCGCTCGGCGGCATCTTCTCCAGCGACGCCGCGCTCTCGCTCGCGCGGAACGTCCTCCCCGCGGTGGTACCCGTGAACCAGTTCTCCCTGCCGAGTTTCGCCGCCGCGGCCATCTGCGGCCTCAATCTCGTCGTCGCCGCGCTCGTCCTCCCGGAGACGCGCACCAAGCGGGACAGCGACGAGGAGACGACGGACGAGCGTCAGTCGCGTCTCGCCCGCCTCGCGGACGCGTTCGCCGACCCGGCGCTCGCCGGACTCGTCGCCTCCTTCTTCCTCCTTTCGCTCGCGTTCTCCTCGATGGAGAGCATGTTCGTGCTGTTCACCGAACAGCAGTACGGCTTCGGGCCGGAGATGAACGGCTACGTCCTCGCCTACGTCGGCGTCGTCATCGCCGTCGTTCAGGGCGGCCTCGTGGGAAAACTCACGGACCGCTACGGCGAGCGGACGCTCGCGCTCGTCGGCGTCGTGCTCGAACTCGTGACGCTCGCCGCCCTCCCGTTCTCGCCGATGCTCGGCGACCACCTCCCCGCCATCGGACCGCTTTCCGGTGGCCTGTTCGTCCTGCTGGTCATCCTCACGCCCCTCGCGGCGGGTAACGGGTTTGCGAACGTCTCGCTCACGACGCTCGTCTCGAAGAGCGCGACGGAGGACACCCAAGGCGGCGCGTTCGGTCTGACCCAAAGCGCCGGAAGCATCGCCAGAGCGGTCGGTCCCATCGCGGCGGGAGCGCTGTACGCGGCGGTCGCCTACTGGCTCCCGTTCGTCCTCGGCGGCCTGCTCATGCTCCCCATCGGCTACGTCCTGCTGACGACGTTCCAAGGAAACGGCACCCCGACGCCGGTCAACTGA
- a CDS encoding YeeE/YedE family protein: MDLVPAFAFTNLFPNGIGRYAIGGMFIGLGVAVIYLGTGIIAGASTFLESTLSYVSDVPRFQKPKYVASRDWRVLFTLGIVGGAAIYQLAFNGQFWTTDVQWWRLLGGGFLVGVGTRIGKGCTSGHGVCGVGSASFTSISNVVTFMAVAIGVAQLVQALGVSP, translated from the coding sequence ATGGATTTAGTGCCAGCATTTGCATTTACGAACCTGTTCCCGAACGGAATCGGACGGTACGCCATCGGTGGAATGTTCATCGGGCTCGGCGTCGCCGTCATCTACCTCGGAACCGGAATCATCGCCGGGGCGAGCACGTTCTTGGAGTCTACACTGTCCTACGTCTCCGACGTGCCCCGGTTTCAGAAACCGAAATACGTCGCGTCCCGTGACTGGCGTGTGTTGTTCACGTTGGGTATCGTCGGCGGAGCGGCCATCTACCAACTCGCGTTCAACGGCCAGTTCTGGACGACGGACGTCCAGTGGTGGCGGCTCCTCGGCGGCGGTTTCCTCGTCGGCGTCGGCACCCGTATCGGAAAGGGATGTACGTCCGGCCACGGGGTCTGTGGCGTCGGCTCCGCGTCGTTCACGTCCATCAGCAACGTCGTGACGTTCATGGCGGTCGCCATCGGCGTCGCACAACTAGTGCAGGCCTTGGGGGTGTCGCCATGA
- a CDS encoding sulfurtransferase TusA family protein, which yields MSTEFDITETLDVQGLNCPMPVVKTKQATDSLAEGEVLEVVATDPGSMSDLKGWADTTDGVEMLDQEEDEEGGEAVYRHFVRKTE from the coding sequence ATGAGTACGGAATTCGATATCACTGAGACCCTAGATGTACAAGGATTGAACTGCCCGATGCCGGTCGTGAAGACGAAACAGGCCACGGACTCGCTCGCCGAGGGCGAGGTGCTCGAAGTCGTCGCAACCGACCCGGGAAGCATGAGCGACCTCAAGGGATGGGCCGACACGACCGACGGCGTCGAAATGCTCGACCAAGAGGAAGACGAGGAGGGCGGCGAAGCGGTCTACCGGCACTTCGTTCGGAAGACGGAATAA
- a CDS encoding MBL fold metallo-hydrolase: protein MSDAAFPSPDAEVESVTPDELYEKIDAGESVTILDVRATGEYEKWHIDGENVETINVPYFEYLDDPDDELFEPVPEDEDVTVLCAKGGSSEYIAGMFAERDYEVNHLEDGMKGWARVLERKEIEGADEDTAVIQYQRPSSGCLSYLVVSGDEAAVIDPLRAFDEEYVADANEYGADLRYAIDTHVHADHVSGVRTVADDDIEAVVPASAEARGIDFDESYRAVEDGETLPLGETEIEVIHTPGHTTGMTSYRVGGVLFTGDGLFTESVARPDLEEGDDGAPDAAAMLYETLQERVLSLPDDTVVAPAHFSDAATTADDGTYTATVGDLHESMDVLSMEKDEFVEFILSDMPPRPANYEDIIATNLGQRHADDEEAFELELGPNNCAASQDSLTSD from the coding sequence ATGAGCGACGCAGCGTTTCCATCGCCGGACGCCGAAGTGGAATCGGTGACCCCCGACGAGCTATACGAGAAAATCGACGCGGGGGAGTCGGTTACCATTCTCGACGTCCGAGCGACGGGCGAGTACGAGAAGTGGCATATCGACGGGGAGAACGTCGAGACCATCAACGTTCCCTACTTCGAATACCTGGACGACCCGGACGACGAACTGTTCGAACCGGTCCCCGAGGACGAGGACGTGACCGTCCTCTGTGCGAAGGGCGGGTCGAGCGAGTACATCGCCGGAATGTTCGCCGAGCGGGACTACGAAGTGAACCACCTCGAAGACGGGATGAAGGGATGGGCACGCGTCCTCGAACGAAAAGAGATCGAAGGCGCTGATGAGGACACCGCGGTTATCCAGTATCAGCGGCCGTCGAGTGGTTGTCTCTCTTATCTCGTCGTTTCGGGCGACGAAGCGGCGGTCATCGACCCCCTCCGAGCGTTCGACGAGGAGTACGTCGCGGACGCGAACGAATACGGTGCCGACCTCCGCTACGCCATCGACACGCACGTCCACGCGGACCACGTGAGCGGCGTCCGAACCGTCGCGGACGACGACATCGAAGCCGTCGTCCCCGCATCCGCGGAGGCGCGCGGCATCGACTTCGACGAGTCCTATCGAGCGGTCGAGGACGGCGAAACCCTCCCGCTGGGCGAGACGGAAATCGAAGTCATCCACACGCCCGGTCACACGACGGGAATGACCTCGTACCGCGTGGGCGGCGTCCTGTTCACGGGAGACGGCCTGTTCACCGAGAGCGTGGCCCGCCCCGACCTCGAAGAAGGTGACGACGGCGCACCCGACGCCGCCGCGATGCTTTACGAGACGCTGCAGGAACGGGTGTTGTCGCTCCCGGACGACACAGTGGTCGCACCCGCACACTTCAGCGACGCGGCGACGACCGCCGATGACGGCACGTACACCGCAACCGTCGGCGACCTGCACGAGTCGATGGACGTGCTCTCGATGGAGAAAGACGAGTTCGTCGAGTTCATCCTCTCGGACATGCCGCCACGCCCGGCGAACTACGAGGACATCATCGCAACGAACTTGGGGCAACGACACGCAGACGACGAAGAAGCGTTCGAGCTCGAACTCGGGCCGAACAACTGTGCCGCGAGTCAGGATTCACTCACGAGCGACTGA